TGATTGGCCGCGCCGCGATGCCGGAAGGCCCATCCCTGCTGTCCCCGTCGTTGACCGAGGCGACCAGTTCCGCACTACGCCGCGCCGAGGACCTACCCCCAGGCGCTCCGGGCCGTGACGACTTACTGGCGTTGGCCATAGACGCCAACATCGTCCGAAGAACGCTAACTGTGAGCAATCCGAAGAGGAGCACGCCCACCGACTCCCATGGCACCTCCGAGAGAGCGTCAGCGACCTCCCGCACCCCCCTGCCGACGGCATATGTGACTGCGGCGGCGACGGCTTGCCTGCTCATCGGCCGAGCGGTTTCCATGCGCCGACAGGTGAAGGCGGCCACGGACGCGGTGGCTTCGGTTCTCGCTAGTCCCAGTGTCGAGCCCAGGGTCAGGCCGGATAGATCGAAGATCGACCGCGCGCTCGACGACGCGATCGCGTCCCTAGTCGCTCTGCACCGGCCAAGCGCTCAAGCGACGCTGCGCAGCTACTCGGCAAGCGGCGCTCTTGTGACACGGCCGCTGGCACTGGGAATGGCCTCGCCCGTCGTTCGCCAAGCTATCCCCCTGTCGATAACGTTCACGCTCGCGACGCTTCTGGGAATGGCTATAAGCCCCGACCTGGGCTACTGGATCGCCTTTACCGTCGCGCTGATCACACAGCCCGGGTACTCCGCGACGATCTACAAGACCATGTCACGGGTCGCGGGGACCATGCTCGGCCTGGTCGTCACAGCTCTTGTGCTCGACCTTGCCCCTACCCCCGCCTTCTCGATCCTCATTCTGTGGGCCGCCTCTGTCGGCATATACCTGTTCATGCCAGCCAACTACGGCGTCGCCGTTGTGTTCATCACGGTATTCGCGGTGCTGACTATCGAGATTCTGATTGGTCCGGGCGACAGGCCAGTTCTCTTCCGAGCCGTGGATACTCTCATTGGCGGTGCTCTCGTCATCGTGGCGGCGATGATCGCCCCGCAGCGTTCCGCTCCCAATCTGGCACCCAAGCTGGCCGCATTGGCTGACTCCGTCCGTTCCTCCCTGATCCTCATCCGCGATGGGGCCCCGGAGGGCGACCTGACCGTCGTCGTCGCCGCATCGAACAAGCTCAGGTATGAGGCGGCGGCGCAGCTCGACCAAGTCTGGGCCGAGCCGTCCGGACATGGCCTCCACCCGCAGGTTGGGCAGCGGGTTCTGCGCGAGCTCAACAACGTCTCGCTCTACGGAGCCGACCTTGCCGATGGAGTCGCCGACACCGCTAGTCCGGAATTGGACGCGGCCCTGGCGGCATTCGCTAACGTGTCTGACAGATTGCACAGCGTCAGCGCCACTGGGGTCGTGCCAGCTCGGTCGCCGGTGCAGCAGGCAACCAAGGCTAAGGGTCCGGCGACTACCCCTCTGGCGGCGATCGAAGATGCGCTGGACTCAGGAATGTCGACGCTGCCCCGCTCGATCTGATTCGCTGGGGAGGGCAGTCTGCGCCCTAGCTGCGCAGCACGGCGCCCAGCGCCACCTCGGCCGCGGCGACGGCGCCGTTGCGCGCCTCGGCCACTTCCGCCGCCGTGAGCGTCCTGTCCGGGGCGCGGAACCGCAGCGAGAACGCCAACGATCTGCGCCCAGCGCCGATCTGCTCCCCGGAGTACTCGTCGAAAAGGCGCACTGATTCAAGCAGCGGACCCGCCCCGCTGGCTAGCGCGGCCATCACCGCCGCTGCGGGCACGTCGGCGTCGACGACCAGAGCAACGTCCTCCTTCGCGACCGGCATAGTGCCGACCACAGGGGCGGGCACGACCGCCACGGCGGCGCTAGTCAGCGCGTCGAAATCCATCTCCATCGCACAAGTCCGGGCTGGCAATCCCGCCGCTGCGATCACTTGCGGATGCAGCTCCCCCGCGCTTCCGATCACGGTGCCACCGGTGCTCAGAGCCGCGCACCGGCCGGGATGGAACATCGGATCGCTGCCCGCCGCGACGTCAATCTCAGATCCCACAGCGACCGCGATCACACGTGCCGCCGTTATCGCGTCCGCCCACGACGCCGTACGCCCCGGACCCCACCAGCCGGCGCGCTCGCGCAACCCGGTCAGCACTACGGCGAAATGCCGGGGCTGGTCCGGGAGTACACCA
The Candidatus Nanopelagicales bacterium DNA segment above includes these coding regions:
- a CDS encoding FUSC family protein; the encoded protein is MASRAQALKARLLRFDRDAIHPGLALTRSTPVALCFLAGLVMGDLASASTPAFGALLIGMLDERDAYRHRVQTMLMGLGVMTPVVLVAGIVSFSVGWHVAAAAVVALGCGLSTAWGPRFGHAAAIALAVFAAFAAAPESVASAVWAAAAFALGGAFQLAVTLSAWLLRRPGQAFSPVGDAWRMIGRAAMPEGPSLLSPSLTEATSSALRRAEDLPPGAPGRDDLLALAIDANIVRRTLTVSNPKRSTPTDSHGTSERASATSRTPLPTAYVTAAATACLLIGRAVSMRRQVKAATDAVASVLASPSVEPRVRPDRSKIDRALDDAIASLVALHRPSAQATLRSYSASGALVTRPLALGMASPVVRQAIPLSITFTLATLLGMAISPDLGYWIAFTVALITQPGYSATIYKTMSRVAGTMLGLVVTALVLDLAPTPAFSILILWAASVGIYLFMPANYGVAVVFITVFAVLTIEILIGPGDRPVLFRAVDTLIGGALVIVAAMIAPQRSAPNLAPKLAALADSVRSSLILIRDGAPEGDLTVVVAASNKLRYEAAAQLDQVWAEPSGHGLHPQVGQRVLRELNNVSLYGADLADGVADTASPELDAALAAFANVSDRLHSVSATGVVPARSPVQQATKAKGPATTPLAAIEDALDSGMSTLPRSI